The following nucleotide sequence is from Schistocerca serialis cubense isolate TAMUIC-IGC-003099 chromosome 4, iqSchSeri2.2, whole genome shotgun sequence.
TCTGTGTTGCAAGGATAGTTAGTTTCCAAGTCGCATTTCTTGAGATTAGGATTCCACACAAGAGCTCCTTCACAATTGCCATCCTTCACTCTACCATTAAGACATTCCCAGTATTTGTGGCAGTTGGCGTCATTGGGGAAAAACATAACAACGCCTAACAAATGCGGGCGAACTGGAGGACAAACAAACACCTCACCTCGCAGGGAACTACGTTCCTTCTTGTCATAGGGACAGTCATAGTTGTAAGGCCAATCACAGACCTGTAAGTCATTGTTCCATATGAGACCATTAGGGCAAGACGCGTTTCTCAAAAGTCCATTGTCACATTCAAAATACTTCGTGCAATCTTCCTCATTGGGGTAGAAAGTAACGTTGAAAACCTCACTTGGAGATGGCCGCGGACAGTCTGGAGTGGCATCTGAAAGGACAATAAGGCCCTTTTTGTCATAAGGACAGTCATAGTTGTAAGGCCAATCACAGGCCTGTAAGTCGTTGTTCCATATGAGACCATTAGGACAAGATCCATTTCTCAGAAGTCCATTGTCACATTCCCAATACAAGGTGCAGTCTTCCTCATTGGGGTAGAACGTAACGTTGAAAATCTCACCTGGGGATGGCTGCGGACAGTCTGGAGTAGCATCTGAAAGGACAATAAGTCCCATCTTGTCATAGGGACAGTCATAGTTGTAAGGCCAATCACAGGCCTGTAAGTCGTTGTTCCATATGAGACCATTAGGACAAGATCCATTTCTCAGAAGTCCATTGTCACATTCCCAATACAAGGTGCAGTCTTCCTCATTGGGGTAGAACGTAACGTTGAAAATCTCACCTGGGGATGGCTGCGGACAGTCTGGAGTAGCATCTGAAAGGACAATAAGTCCCATCTTGTCATAGGGACAGTCATAGTTGTAAGGCCAATCACAGGCCTGTAAGTCGTTGTTCCATATGAGACCATTAGGACAAGATCCATTTCTCAGAAGTCCATTGTCACATTCCCAATACAAGGTGCAGTCTTCCTCATTGGGGTAGAACGTAACGTTGAAAATCTCACCTGGGGATGGCTGCGGACAGTCTGGAGTAGCATCTGAAAGGACAATAAGTCCCATCTTGTCATAGGGACACTCATAGTTGTAAGGCCAATCACAGGCCTGTAAGTCGTTGTTCCATATGAGACCATTAGGACAAGATCCATTTCTCAGAAGTCCATTGTCACATTCCCAATACAAGGTGCAGTCTTCCTCATTGGGGTAGAACGTAACGTTGAAAATCTCACCTGGGGATGGCTGCGGACAGTCTGGAGTAGCATCTGAAAGGACGATAAGTCCCTTCTTGTCATAGGGACAGTCATAGTTGTAAGGCCAATCACAGGCCTGTAAGTCGTTGTTCCATATGAGACCATTAGGACAAGATCCATTTCTCAGAAGTCCATTGTCACATTCCCAATACAAGGTGCAATCTTCCTCATTGGGGTAGAAAGTAACGTTAAATATCTCACCTGGGGATGGTTGTGGACAGTCTGGTGTGGCATCTGAAAAGGCAATAAGTCCCTTCTTGTCATAGGGACAGTCGTAGTTGTAAGGCCAATCACAGGCCTGTAAGTCGTTGTTCCATATGAGACCATTAGGACAAGATCCATTTCTCAAAACTCCATTATCACATTCCCAATACTTGGTGCAGTCTTCCTCATTGGGGTAGAACGTAACGTTGAAAATCTCACCTGGGGATGGCTGAGGACAGTCTATGACGTCAATAGGTAGTTTCCTATCATAAGGACAATCGTAATTATACGGCCAGTCACAAGAGTCCACATTGGGATTCCAAATCAAGCCATCAGTACACGATCCGTTATAAAGGTTTCCGTTGTCACACTCCCAGTACTTGGTGCAGTCGTCTTCATTTGGGTAGAAGGTAATGTTGAGTGTCACGCCCGGGATCCGCTCTGGACATACTGGCGGGTCAGCCAGTGACTGCTGGTGGGCACCCAGAGCCGCTGTCACCAGAACAAGAAGCACCGCTAGGCCTGCAAAAAGGGAGAATTATTCGCTTTAATACAAGTGTGCAAATTACAGATTGTGAAGTAACAAATGCATTTGATTTCTGTAATATATAACTGACATCGGCCTCGTCTTGCTGTAATGTATCTGATCTAAATCTACTTTGCTCTTTTTATTGATGTATTTCACCATGATTTCTTAGTTCACTCATTTCGGCTTGGAGTGTTACGCAGTATCATTTAATTTTCTTAGAACTGTGCGGCTTATTTCTCCAAACTGTTCCCTAGTAATACTCCGCTGTGAATACATAAAAATCTATAACTTTAAATTGTAAGGAAACAGTTTGTGATCAGTTCTTTTATTCCCTTTTAccacatgttttactttttatagaGAGCTACTCTGAAAGTGAGGAACGATGGATCACGAAATGATAACCACAGAGAAAATCTTGCTATGTTCCCACCATatgtgctgggcagtgtctctagcataCCCTTTTCCTAGTCCCGACGCTCAGTGAGTGCTTAAAAATTTCTAGAAATTAGTGTCTACCGCCTAGTATGGGTGCTTGCCGTGAGATTTCTCCTCATTGCATGCAACACCACATAGactaactgtcatgcatttccttgaTCATGATAGTTCTCGGCCGTAAACTGCAGGGATAATGAGGACGCTCTTGCAGTGTTTTTGACGGGAAGTGTTGATCAGTCACCATACAGCTCGTACTTTCCTGCTCTGATTTTCAGCCTTGCGCAAATGAACCACTGGCtaaagacaacattttgggacGGACAACCAGCTGTAGCACAGCGTAGAATACTGTCGGAAAGCAGAGGAGGCGGTCTTCTACGGCGAgcgtattggaaagttggcacaacgcaGTCGCAGATATCTATGACGGAGgggtgactacgtagagaagtttCAAT
It contains:
- the LOC126474596 gene encoding probable chitinase 10, whose protein sequence is MGLIVLSDATPDCPQPSPGEIFNVTFYPNEEDCTLYWECDNGLLRNGSCPNGLIWNNDLQACDWPYNYDCPYDKMGLIVLSDATPDCPQPSPGEIFNVTFYPNEEDCTLYWECDNGLLRNGSCPNGLIWNNDLQACDWPYNYDCPYDKKGLIVLSDATPDCPRPSPSEVFNVTFYPNEEDCTKYFECDNGLLRNASCPNGLIWNNDLQVCDWPYNYDCPYDKKERSSLRGEVFVCPPVRPHLLGVVMFFPNDANCHKYWECLNGRVKDGNCEGALVWNPNLKKCDLETNYPCNTDN